In Paenibacillus sp. 1781tsa1, one DNA window encodes the following:
- a CDS encoding xylulokinase, producing MSQLDLKEAITKGATSLGIEFGSTRIKAVLIDERFETIASGSYEWENLLKGGYWTYNQEDIITGLQTAYREMKQDVEQKYGITLRTVGSIGFSAMMHGYIALDSAGELLVPFRTWRNATTGAAARELTELLQFNIPERWSIAHLYQAILNEEAHVPQIDHLTTLAGYIHWLLTGNKAIGIGDASGIFPIDESTHNYHPSMIQQFDERIAGKGYPWKVEDLLPKVYLAGENAGALTEAGAKLLDPSQDLQAGIPLCPPEGDAGTGMVATNSVKKRTGNISVGTSVFAMIVLEKELSKVYPEIDMVTTPDGSPVGMVHANNCSSDINAWVGLFREFSQAMGYEVDNGKLFSVLFNKALEADPDGGGLLSYGYYSGENITGLEKGRPLFVRSPESNFNLANFMRTHLFSAFGALKLGMDILTEEENVAIDSILAHGGLFKTPVVGQRIVAAAMNVPVSVMSTAGEGGAWGMALLASYLINKDQEESLDVFLEQKVFNDVEGVEVAPDASDVKGFEAFIERYRSGLAIEQSAVDHLVENGRE from the coding sequence ATGAGTCAATTGGACTTAAAAGAAGCCATTACTAAAGGGGCTACTTCACTCGGAATTGAATTTGGATCAACGCGGATTAAGGCGGTGTTGATTGACGAGCGTTTTGAGACTATCGCGTCAGGTAGTTATGAATGGGAGAACCTCCTGAAAGGTGGCTATTGGACGTACAACCAGGAGGATATCATCACAGGTCTGCAAACGGCTTATCGTGAGATGAAGCAAGATGTGGAACAGAAATACGGAATTACGCTGCGCACGGTCGGTTCCATCGGATTCTCGGCCATGATGCACGGATATATCGCTTTGGATAGCGCGGGCGAACTGCTGGTACCTTTCCGCACCTGGCGTAACGCTACGACGGGAGCAGCTGCAAGGGAGCTGACGGAACTTCTGCAATTCAATATTCCTGAACGCTGGAGCATCGCCCACTTGTATCAAGCGATTTTGAACGAAGAGGCGCATGTGCCACAGATCGATCATCTGACTACTTTGGCTGGGTACATCCATTGGTTGCTGACGGGCAATAAGGCGATTGGCATCGGCGATGCTTCGGGCATTTTCCCCATTGACGAGTCTACACATAATTACCACCCATCCATGATCCAACAGTTCGATGAACGGATCGCAGGCAAAGGTTATCCGTGGAAGGTCGAGGACCTGCTTCCGAAGGTATATCTCGCTGGTGAGAACGCAGGTGCATTGACGGAAGCGGGAGCCAAGTTGCTCGATCCTTCGCAAGATCTGCAAGCAGGCATTCCGCTCTGCCCGCCAGAGGGCGATGCCGGAACGGGTATGGTAGCAACGAATAGCGTGAAGAAACGTACGGGGAACATCTCGGTCGGCACCTCGGTATTTGCCATGATCGTACTGGAGAAGGAACTATCCAAAGTGTATCCGGAGATCGATATGGTCACCACACCGGATGGAAGCCCAGTAGGGATGGTGCATGCCAACAACTGTTCAAGTGATATCAACGCATGGGTGGGACTGTTCCGGGAGTTCTCTCAAGCGATGGGATATGAAGTGGATAACGGCAAGTTGTTTAGCGTGTTGTTCAATAAGGCTTTGGAGGCAGACCCAGATGGTGGTGGCTTACTCAGCTACGGTTACTACTCAGGCGAGAACATTACGGGACTTGAGAAAGGCCGTCCATTGTTCGTCCGCTCCCCAGAAAGCAACTTCAATCTGGCGAACTTCATGCGGACACACCTGTTCAGTGCCTTCGGTGCACTTAAGCTGGGTATGGACATTTTGACGGAGGAAGAGAATGTAGCCATTGATAGCATTTTGGCTCACGGTGGCCTGTTCAAGACACCTGTTGTCGGACAACGGATTGTAGCTGCTGCGATGAACGTACCGGTCTCAGTAATGTCTACCGCTGGTGAAGGCGGCGCATGGGGCATGGCACTTCTGGCTTCGTACTTGATCAACAAGGATCAAGAGGAGAGCCTGGATGTGTTCCTGGAGCAGAAAGTCTTCAACGATGTTGAGGGAGTCGAAGTGGCGCCAGATGCATCGGATGTGAAAGGGTTTGAAGCATTTATCGAACGCTACCGGAGTGGACTTGCGATTGAGCAATCAGCCGTGGATCATCTGGTAGAGAACGGGAGGGAATAA
- a CDS encoding GntR family transcriptional regulator translates to MKPKYQVIIDDIKSHILSGAYNIGEQIPTELALQESYNVSRQTVRKAILELSNEGFLRSEKGSGTYVSNQYRSRSGGNTSKKTIGVITTYISDYIFPSIIRGIESRLNEDNYSLLLASTNNDVAQEKKALEMMLSYGVDGLIVEPTKSNLYNPNIAYYLSFKEQDVPFTMINAFYEELEVPFFCLDDVQSSYLATRELIAKGHTQIGIIAKMDDLQGKYRMKGYIKALGEAKLRFHPDQVLSFDTASKPELSSNVAAYLDENRDALTAIVCYNDEVGLEVVHACRQLGISIPDELSIIGQDNSYIAKNANIRLTTLTHPQEQMGRDAADWVIKNLQGKKDLPTNTYYQPVLVEGETVKEIVVE, encoded by the coding sequence GTGAAGCCAAAATACCAGGTCATCATTGATGATATAAAGAGTCATATCCTCTCGGGGGCATATAACATAGGCGAACAGATTCCAACCGAGTTGGCATTACAGGAAAGCTACAATGTAAGTCGCCAGACGGTGCGGAAAGCCATTTTGGAGTTATCGAACGAAGGATTTTTACGAAGCGAAAAGGGTTCAGGAACTTACGTTAGCAATCAGTATCGATCACGATCAGGCGGCAATACATCAAAAAAAACCATTGGCGTGATTACAACATACATCTCGGATTACATCTTTCCTTCCATTATCCGCGGTATTGAGAGTCGTCTGAATGAGGACAACTACTCGCTACTGCTCGCCAGCACCAATAATGATGTGGCACAGGAGAAAAAAGCACTCGAAATGATGCTCTCCTACGGTGTGGATGGCCTGATTGTGGAACCGACCAAAAGTAATCTGTATAATCCCAATATTGCATACTACCTGTCATTCAAAGAGCAGGATGTACCGTTTACGATGATTAATGCCTTTTATGAAGAGCTGGAGGTTCCTTTCTTCTGTCTAGATGACGTGCAATCCAGTTATCTCGCCACACGTGAATTGATCGCCAAAGGCCATACCCAGATCGGCATTATTGCCAAAATGGATGATTTGCAGGGCAAGTACCGGATGAAGGGGTACATCAAGGCACTTGGTGAAGCGAAGTTACGGTTCCATCCTGATCAAGTGCTTTCCTTTGATACCGCCTCGAAACCGGAGTTATCCTCCAATGTAGCAGCGTATCTGGACGAAAACAGAGATGCGCTTACCGCAATCGTCTGTTACAATGACGAGGTGGGACTGGAGGTAGTGCACGCCTGTAGGCAACTCGGCATCTCGATCCCGGATGAGTTATCCATCATTGGACAGGACAATTCGTACATCGCCAAGAACGCCAATATCCGTCTTACAACGCTAACCCATCCCCAAGAACAAATGGGCCGCGACGCTGCCGACTGGGTGATCAAGAATCTGCAAGGCAAAAAGGATCTACCCACCAACACCTACTATCAGCCGGTGCTGGTTGAGGGGGAGACGGTAAAGGAGATCGTAGTGGAGTAA
- a CDS encoding leucine-rich repeat domain-containing protein, with protein sequence MRNQFIKNLIVLCLVFVLLPTTIISAASLIKDPVLAEVIRADLTLSAKKEIKAGDLKKLKSIYAMETKSKISNLQGLEHAVNMTDLFLPGQNIKSIKPLNKLNKLTFLAVEGNQIADISPLIGLTNLQNLVMDNNKIKSLAPLKNMRKLTSLLASGNQVTDLSPLQKLKLEWVIMNDNKIQDLTPLKNHPTLEYLYVEDNLIKDIAVLETIPHLTEVYLANNPLNDRAGQVIENLKKKGVIVSLVSEEADQAK encoded by the coding sequence ATGCGTAATCAATTTATCAAAAATTTGATCGTGTTATGTTTGGTTTTTGTACTATTACCGACCACTATTATCTCGGCTGCATCGCTTATCAAAGACCCGGTCTTGGCCGAAGTTATTCGAGCAGATCTGACGCTATCGGCTAAGAAGGAAATAAAGGCTGGCGATTTGAAAAAATTAAAATCCATATATGCTATGGAAACGAAAAGTAAGATTTCCAATCTGCAGGGGCTTGAACATGCCGTTAATATGACGGATTTATTCTTGCCTGGTCAAAATATAAAGAGTATTAAGCCACTCAACAAGTTAAATAAATTGACGTTCTTAGCTGTTGAAGGCAATCAGATTGCAGATATCTCGCCACTTATAGGTCTGACTAATCTGCAAAATCTGGTTATGGACAATAACAAAATCAAAAGCCTGGCTCCATTAAAAAATATGCGTAAGCTAACCAGTCTACTCGCCAGTGGGAATCAGGTGACTGATCTAAGTCCTCTTCAGAAGTTAAAGTTGGAATGGGTGATTATGAATGATAATAAAATTCAAGATCTGACACCTTTAAAGAACCATCCAACCTTGGAATATCTATATGTAGAAGATAACCTCATTAAGGATATTGCAGTGCTCGAAACCATCCCACATCTAACAGAGGTATATTTGGCTAACAATCCGTTGAATGATCGTGCTGGGCAGGTGATAGAGAATTTGAAGAAAAAAGGCGTCATTGTAAGTTTGGTAAGCGAAGAAGCGGATCAGGCGAAGTAA
- a CDS encoding glycosyltransferase family 2 protein produces the protein MQNEKRQNIFFIITMILMSIYLVWRTFFTLPWGEGVLNVIFGMLLIVAETVTVLTTFELFFQKMQKERTQLDFPIVPPEYYPDVDVFIATHNEPVDLLYKTVNACTFMDYPDKQKVHIYLCDDGARPEVEELARQFGVGYLGFPGNKDAKSGNLNNALSKSSSPLIATFDADMIPQHTFLMKTVPYFLLSTFIKENGEWRPRREDEMDPTFKLGLVQTPQSFYNPDLFQFNLYAEQGIPNEQDFFSREVNILRNASNAVAYTGSNTIISRQGMEDIGGFPLNTITEDFETSIRLQQEGYITYATQEVQAAGQTTTTVKSMIKQRIRWARGIIQSLQNTRAPISGKLPFWTRVTYLSSFLYWWSFFNRLIFIMAPILFALFDFQIVNTTFWQILIFWLPSYFFYSVSMRYLSSNIRNQRWSQVIDTIFMPYLIWPVLLETLGIREKKFKVTNKSRASGRQWMSALLYALPHIFLLLLSIAAVIRYVNGKYGIALFFSSIIIFWLIHNMIALCYALFFMIGRRAYRETERIRAQEDVTIHDQANNLRYQAKTVDVSEQGIAFYVPYPIYLAEQKIISLVVKTDRYEANLDAVIVYVKQDGEGWRYSATVQPIDENDNRQYMQIIYDRKHSLPEQMNLWDTAYDDMLRNVKKRIVQPRSDQRKMPRLSLQLPVHFTNEASCTLRSFNYRFFSATGFHGDIAAGAVVTFYTKSNIEVILQHTGKTTAREREVLLSVENIDDIVEKGLIDQLLTDLIQPHSDRSTREG, from the coding sequence GTGCAAAACGAAAAAAGGCAGAATATCTTTTTTATCATCACGATGATCCTGATGTCGATTTATCTGGTATGGCGTACGTTCTTTACGTTGCCATGGGGTGAAGGCGTTCTGAACGTCATTTTTGGTATGCTGTTGATTGTTGCTGAAACGGTCACCGTACTGACAACCTTTGAATTATTCTTTCAAAAGATGCAAAAAGAACGTACACAGCTCGACTTTCCAATCGTTCCGCCGGAATATTATCCGGATGTGGATGTATTTATCGCTACGCATAATGAGCCCGTTGATCTGTTATATAAAACCGTTAATGCCTGTACATTCATGGATTATCCGGACAAGCAGAAGGTTCATATCTATCTCTGTGACGATGGAGCAAGACCTGAGGTGGAGGAGCTTGCCAGACAGTTTGGCGTGGGATATCTGGGGTTCCCCGGAAACAAGGATGCCAAGTCTGGTAATCTGAACAATGCACTGAGCAAAAGCTCTTCTCCGCTCATTGCAACGTTTGATGCAGATATGATTCCACAGCACACCTTCCTGATGAAAACGGTCCCCTATTTCCTGCTCTCTACGTTTATTAAGGAGAACGGGGAATGGCGTCCTCGCCGAGAGGATGAAATGGACCCTACGTTCAAGCTTGGACTGGTACAGACCCCGCAGAGCTTCTACAATCCGGATCTATTCCAGTTTAATCTGTATGCAGAGCAAGGCATTCCGAATGAACAGGATTTCTTCTCCAGAGAAGTGAACATCCTGCGTAATGCCTCCAATGCGGTAGCCTATACAGGAAGTAATACGATTATTTCCCGGCAAGGTATGGAAGACATCGGAGGTTTTCCGCTCAATACGATCACCGAGGACTTTGAGACAAGCATCCGCTTGCAGCAGGAAGGTTACATTACTTATGCGACTCAAGAGGTTCAAGCTGCCGGGCAGACAACAACAACAGTGAAGAGCATGATTAAGCAGCGGATTCGCTGGGCACGGGGGATTATTCAGAGCCTGCAGAACACGCGCGCACCCATATCCGGGAAGCTTCCTTTCTGGACGAGAGTGACCTACTTAAGCAGTTTCTTATACTGGTGGTCCTTCTTTAACCGTTTGATTTTCATTATGGCGCCTATTTTGTTTGCGTTATTCGACTTCCAGATAGTGAATACCACCTTCTGGCAAATCTTAATCTTCTGGCTTCCATCTTATTTCTTCTATAGTGTATCCATGCGATATCTGTCCAGCAATATTCGGAATCAGCGCTGGAGTCAGGTTATCGATACCATATTTATGCCTTATCTGATCTGGCCGGTTCTCCTGGAAACGCTGGGCATTCGTGAGAAAAAGTTCAAAGTTACCAACAAAAGCAGAGCAAGCGGTCGACAATGGATGTCTGCTCTTTTATATGCACTTCCGCATATCTTCTTGCTGTTGCTTTCCATTGCAGCCGTGATTCGGTATGTCAATGGCAAGTACGGTATTGCGCTGTTCTTCAGCAGTATCATTATTTTCTGGCTGATTCATAACATGATCGCACTATGTTACGCCCTGTTCTTCATGATTGGCCGTCGTGCGTATCGGGAGACAGAACGGATTCGGGCGCAGGAAGATGTTACGATTCACGACCAAGCCAACAATCTGCGCTATCAGGCCAAGACGGTGGATGTATCTGAACAAGGTATTGCCTTCTATGTCCCTTATCCCATTTATTTGGCTGAGCAAAAGATCATTTCTCTGGTCGTCAAAACCGACCGGTATGAGGCCAATCTCGACGCAGTCATCGTTTATGTGAAACAGGATGGAGAGGGCTGGCGTTACTCCGCAACGGTTCAGCCGATTGATGAGAATGATAACCGCCAATACATGCAGATCATCTACGATCGTAAACACTCCTTGCCAGAGCAGATGAATCTGTGGGATACGGCTTATGACGATATGCTACGTAATGTGAAAAAACGGATTGTTCAACCCAGATCGGATCAGCGGAAAATGCCGCGGCTTTCCCTTCAGCTTCCAGTTCATTTTACCAATGAGGCTAGCTGTACGCTGCGCAGCTTCAATTATCGTTTCTTTTCCGCGACGGGTTTCCATGGGGATATTGCAGCAGGAGCGGTGGTTACTTTTTATACGAAGAGTAATATTGAAGTCATTTTGCAACATACGGGAAAAACGACAGCCCGTGAGCGCGAAGTGCTCCTCTCGGTGGAGAATATCGATGATATTGTAGAGAAGGGCCTGATCGACCAATTGCTGACTGATTTGATTCAGCCACATTCCGATCGTTCCACCAGAGAGGGTTAG
- a CDS encoding bifunctional glycosyltransferase family 2/GtrA family protein, with product MIIGRQNGETIILIPSLEPDERLPAYVRQLRKYGFTNIVIVDDGSGEAYQSIFEELRENGCALLTHAENQGKGAALKTGFQYIAQQFDASSFVVTADSDGQHAAEDVYRIAQEARLHPDSLVLGVRNFSEGNIPPKSLLGNRMTSFIFAMLYGKKLSDTQTGLRAFGPGLLAFMQDVRGTRFEYELQMLISCIQSGIPIHTMPIQVIYENGNAGTHFKAVQDSARVMGVLFSNFFRFISSSVASSVVDLGIAWFLIDALRPVLGEQHYLRILLATVIARVISIVVNYVLNRHFVFRKEDSQGSLWRYLTLCGVVILLSSTGVYIFHTVLFVDEKLAKFVCDALLFLLSFQLQRRWVFAARRKQL from the coding sequence ATGATTATAGGTAGACAAAACGGCGAAACGATCATCCTCATTCCATCACTTGAACCGGATGAGAGACTTCCAGCCTATGTACGGCAATTGCGAAAGTATGGATTTACTAATATTGTTATTGTGGACGATGGATCGGGTGAGGCCTACCAGTCGATTTTCGAGGAACTTCGTGAGAACGGTTGTGCTCTGCTAACACATGCGGAAAATCAGGGGAAGGGTGCGGCACTCAAGACCGGATTTCAGTATATTGCACAGCAATTCGATGCATCTTCCTTCGTCGTAACCGCTGATTCAGACGGACAGCACGCGGCTGAGGATGTATACCGCATAGCCCAAGAAGCCAGGCTTCACCCGGACTCGTTGGTGCTCGGGGTAAGGAACTTCAGTGAGGGGAACATACCGCCAAAGTCCCTGTTAGGCAATCGGATGACCTCCTTTATTTTTGCCATGCTGTATGGTAAAAAGCTGTCAGATACCCAGACTGGGCTTCGTGCCTTCGGTCCCGGGTTACTTGCGTTTATGCAGGATGTTCGCGGCACTCGATTTGAATATGAGCTGCAGATGCTCATCTCGTGCATCCAATCGGGCATTCCGATTCATACCATGCCAATCCAAGTCATTTATGAAAATGGCAATGCAGGAACACATTTTAAAGCAGTCCAGGATAGTGCCCGAGTCATGGGTGTGTTGTTCTCCAATTTCTTCCGCTTTATCTCTTCTTCCGTAGCCAGTTCTGTTGTTGATTTAGGTATTGCCTGGTTTTTGATCGACGCGTTGCGGCCCGTGTTGGGTGAGCAGCACTATCTAAGAATTCTGCTTGCAACCGTGATTGCGAGAGTGATTTCCATTGTAGTCAACTATGTACTGAACAGACACTTTGTATTTCGCAAAGAGGATAGCCAGGGAAGTCTATGGCGTTATCTGACGTTATGCGGAGTGGTGATCTTGCTGTCCAGTACCGGCGTATATATATTCCATACCGTTCTCTTCGTAGATGAGAAATTGGCGAAATTCGTCTGTGATGCCTTGCTGTTCCTGCTCAGTTTCCAATTGCAGCGAAGATGGGTATTTGCAGCAAGGAGGAAGCAGCTGTAG